DNA from Meles meles chromosome Y, mMelMel3.1 paternal haplotype, whole genome shotgun sequence:
gTTATAGGGATGGCTAGATGATGATATAGGGATGGCTGGCTGGATGACTGGCTGGctagatggttggatggataaatggatggacaggtggatggcTGGATGATGGATgcatggttggatggacagatgattgattgattgatagcTACAGGGATGATGGATGATAGTATAGGGATGGCTAGATGGGTGGATGATGCATGGTTGGTTTGATGGGTGGACAGTTAGATGGatgtggatggatgatggatgggtgaatggatgattGATAGATATAGGGATCTGTATCACATAGattatagatgatagatagagggATGGATGGGTGACAGTataaggatggatggatggatggatggatggatggatggatggatggacaggtggatggatggatggatggatggatggacggatggatgataGGTAGATGGATGGAGAGGTAGATGGGTAGGTAGGTAGGGAGATTGATAGTAGATGGATATTGATGGATAGGTATTTATAGATAATAGATGAATAGATATTGATAGGTATAGATAGATATTGATATGCATTAGaagacatatataaataatagataTTGATAAATGGgtatagatagatgacagatactGATAGGTATTGATAATAGCTCACTAAGACTTTTGctgtccccagaggccagccGATGAGTCCTGTGGACCTCCGCGTCCCCTGACCGCACGTTACTTTCAAACTTCCTTTAGACGGTCTTTACAGCCCACTGCTTCCTTGCTCACACGGCAGAGCTGGGCTCGTGGTGCAGCATGCCACCCTGAGCAGACACGTGTTCCGGCCCAGAAGGGGGTATGAGCGTGTGTTTGGTGACTGACTCCCGTCCCCTGCTTGTCCTGTCTGTGACGGGAGGTGAGGTTGTGCGATCCAATGCGTGGGCCAGCGGGTGCTCCCTGACCGTGTCAGATCCCGGGTGACCGTGTCCTGCCGTTTGCAGGGACGGCAAGAACCAGTATCCAGAGGCGTTTGGGGTTCCCTCTGACGAGCTCTTCACCGCTATCTACAGGTAACGCCCAGCACCCACGCTTGCGGGAGGGTCTTTCAACACATTCGCCGTGAGGAATATATGGGTCCAATCGAAGCAAAACAGGGACGttggtatttaaaattaaaaaaaaaaagatggcaggtTTTTTGGTGTTGGTCAGTGTCCTGAACAGGTGGGAATCTGTCCTTCCTTCCAAAGGCCTCTACACAAAGCAACAGTGATGTAGAAACATGAGGAATGGGTTTTGGTTGGGTCAGAGTCACCCAGGTAGCAGGTCGGCTCTAAGAATGCACATGGCGCTGCTGTTGGCGGAGGTTCTGGTTCCACAACCCCCAGGTGGCGGTGCCCCGATGGCTCTTTGCAGGGTTCCTAGCTGACTGAGGGccaggaaaggggagaaggatGGGCAGGGGTGCAGAGTCCTCAAGGGTGGTGCCTCCCGACCCGTCCTGGGCTTCGCCCTCGTCCAAGTCCCCTGCTCCGGCCAACGCTTCTCCCCTGATTTGGATGTCCACACGGTCTTGACGGGCGTGGTTCTGCGTGCAGATCCGAGGGCGAGCGGCTCCAGTTCATGAGGGCTCTGGAGGACGTCTGGAGCGTCAGCGGGAGGCGCGTGCTGGCCGCCTTTGACCTGTCTCCGTTCCCGCTCATCTGCGATGTTGGTGGTGAGCGTTGGCCCCGCAGGGGGAGCTGTGTCTCGGGGCTAGCGTGCTCCCTACTGTCAGCTGGGGAGGGAAGACGACTGGGACGCCATTCAGGATCGGGGAGAAACCATCTGCACGCGTCCTGCAGGCTGAGAGGGTCCCGGCTTCTCCTGGAACCGGGTGGACCCTCTGGTTCTGACCCCGTGCATCGGGGAGGGACGGAGACTCTCTGCCTCCGGGGACACTGCCGGTGCCCAGGCCATGCAGGGGTCGACGTTGGCGTTGCTCAGTGGGACACGAAAGTCTTTAGACCACGGTGGGGTGCACCAGTCACGGAGCTCTTGGAAAGCAGTCAGCTGGGCCGTCTAGTCGACCTTCCCACGCGGCCTTCCCGGGACAGGCAAAGCGCTGTGTGGGGCTGCCGGGGCTGCCGGGTTTTCTGGGCTCTGGGGGTCCTGATGCTAACACGGATGAGAGGGATGCCCGTGACTGGAGCATCTCCTGGGTCTGAAGACTGGGTGTGGCACATCCTAGAGCAGACGCAagagtgggggtgtggggtggcCAGGTTAACTCTTGGTCCCCTTCAAGCAAGCGCTCTTGCCCTGACGGCCCCTGCTGGTCCCATAGAGGAGGCATGAGGAGCAGGAACCCCGTTAGACGGGGATTCAAAGGCTCCCGACACCATGTTGGCCCAGGGGCACGTTCTGGGGGTGACTCCAGCCTGACGTTGGGTGTGGTTCCATCCTTTGAGCAACACAACGTCTTGCTGCCTTGGGCTGAGCTGCCTGGGATGCAGACAGGGTTCAAGGTGCATCCAGGGGTCCCCCAGTCCTTGTCCTCTGAGGTGCTCATACCCGTAGTCCGCATCAGGGCAACCTCCCTCCACTGTCTCTGGGAGCAGGGCGCCATGATTGGGAGCCCTCGTGTGGTTTATTCAAAAGCAGCCCCTGTGCTCGGCttgctgtgtgactgtgggcacGTTCCGCGGTCTCTCTGTGCTCTAGAACCCTCAGATAATGGGgcagccctgcatgggactgTCATGGTTCCCAAGTGCATGTCTACCTATGAGGCACACAGAACGGGGTCATGGTGACCCCACATGGACGCCCCTCCAGGGGTCCTTGGTGAGCCAAGATGCATGTTTCTCATaccttcctgtctgcctgtccTGTTCCGTGTCTGCTTCCAGGCTGTTCTGGGGCTCTGGCCAAGGAGTGCACCTCTCTGTACCCCGGGTGTCAGGTCACCGTGTTCGACATCCCCGAGGTGGTCCAGACGGCGAAGAAGCACTTCTCATTCCTGGAGGACACACGGATCAGCTTCCGTGAAGGTGGGTTGCTTCCGTGCTCTCTGCGTGTGCCCCGGGAAACACAGATGCTTCCCCCGGGGGCTTAGGTCAGGCCAAGGTTGCGCCGTGGGCACAGCTTCCTCTGCCTGTAGGCAACTGCCCTCAATGTAGAATCACTGTCCGTGACGCTTGGAAAGCAGCGTACGGCTAGATGGTGTCCTTACAGTTAGTTCCTTCTCGAGCACTTGGCTGGATGGAAGACTCTTTCCTCAAAACTTGTGTCCACCTAGGACTGGTGAACAgggccttatttggaaacagggtctttgcagagtAATGAAAGGAAGGATCTGAGATGAGCTCATCCTGGGTCAGGGTGGccctaaatccaaggacaggggtccttgtaagagacagaagaggagacacggacacagaggagaagccacgggaagatggaggcagagatgcgAGGGACATGGACACCAGCCCAAGGATGCCTgaagccccagaagctggaagaggcaggaaggaccctcccctggagcctcagaagggagcacagccctgccccgCCTGAATCTCAATggtcctgccccgcctggatctcaatggtcctgccctgcctggatctcagacttctggtctccagagctgGGAGGGGATGGATTCTAGGGGCCTAAGCCCCCAGCTGGTGTTGCTTTTCTTACCCAGACCCCAAGACCTGCATGCGGGTGTCTAAATCCATGCTGGTACGTGCAGTGGGTTAAAGGGAAACTCAGGGTCATCTGCTGACTCAGAAGAGTAGGGAGAGTTTGCCATTTTGAGGCTCAGACGCCATCATCGTGGCTGGTATTGTGTACCTATAGGGTTGGATTCTAGCTTTATGTAACATCCCCAAGCTTTGAACATCATGGATTTGGGAGAActtactgttcattttttttaaaaacatcgcATTAAAATGTAAGAAACCTCGATGACCAGGTTTGGCGCCCCATTAATTTTGCACCCAACAGAGTGCCTGACTCGCCTCACCCCGAACCTGGCCTCTGGGCGTCTTTATCACAAGTCCTGGGATGAATTTATGTGCTTCATCTGGAAAATAGGAGGAACATACGGACTTTAGAGGTTGCAGGGTCAGGTGAGAGAGCAGAGTACCTTATTATCACACAGCAGAACTGGGCTTCTGCGGTCCTTGTCATTGGTCACAAAGGAAAACCTCATGGAAACCGCCCTTGTGTTCTTCATCCTGGGGTCTGGATTGTCTCCTTCACCTGCTGTACAGTAACATACGGCCCACCAAATGTGGCCCCTGGGCCAGTTTGCCGACCCCCGTCTTCTGTGACTGATGGAAGAAAATCCGTTTGGAGGACTCCCCTCGTGGTCTGCCCTACCTCATGGGGAAATGCCTGTGGGCCCCAGGACAGGGCAGAGTGATGGACTGACCACTGTGGAATCCAGTGCTCACTCTTCCCAAATCCCTGTGAATTTGTAGAGTTTGGACAACATTCGGCTGCCGGTTGACCCCGCACACCCCGCACGGACTGTTGACTGACTTCAACGCGTCAGACAGGAGCTGCCGACCGATGGCTCGGGGCGTCCTGAAATCATGGCTTGGAGAGCTGTGTACTTGCAACCTTaggaaataagatgaaaataacaTCATTTTGCAGATCTGAAGAATGGAAAGGGACCCCAAACACCGTCCCAAGTTTTCTTGTCTTCCCCGAGACTTCTTTTGCTCAGGGCGAGGTCTTCCTGTCCTGGCTGGGAAGACGTGAGGACAGCTGGACACCGTCAGGCGACTTTTGCATCCTGGGTGCAGGTGCGGTCCTGCGGGGTCGACTTGCAGACTGACCCCAGGGCACCTGCCTGTCTTGTAGGAGATTTCTTTAAAGACCCGCTTCCCGAGGCAGATCTCTACATCCTGGCTAGGGTCCTGCACGACTGGACCGACACGCGGTGCTCACAGCTGCTGGCGAGGGTCCATCGCGCCTGCAAACCAGGTGGGTCGTGGGGCCTCATGAGGGCAGAAGGCACCCGGGGCAGTACGATTGCTGGCTGGGCTCGGGGGCTGTGGGCAGCCAGCGTCTGAGGTCCAGCGGGCATCCTCAGGCTGCCTGGTCCCTTGCTCATGGCCGTCTCTCCCTGTCCCAGGCGGCGGCGTCCTGCTGATTGAAAGCCTCCTGGATGCAGACGGACGGGGCCCGCTGACCACGCAGCTGTACTCGCTGAACATGCTGGTGCAGACGGAGGGCCGGGAGCGGACCCCCGGCCAGTACCGCGCGCTCCTGGCTCCCGCCGGCTTCCAGGATGTCCAGTGCAGGAGAACGGGGGGCATTTACGATGCCATCCTCGCCAGGAGATAGCTCCCCGTGGGTCTGCAGCGACCCGCCCAACCGACACCCTCGGTAACGGGGGGATCTCCGTGAGCTTCCTCATTCCTGGGGGGCCgacagcgggggggggggtgtctctggaGACTGTTGTCAAATGCCCATCACTCTGCTGATTTTGccttgttctgttcttttctgcTCTGCTGTGCTGTGTCCCAACCTGTTCTGCGTCTCCGACCCTACTCCGTTCCATTCTGCCGAGTTCTCTTTCATTCTACCCATTCTACTCCGTTTTCCCGGATTTCTGGCCCGTCGCGGACGAAACCGTACGCCTGTGAGCCGCACCACACAGTATGTTGATGCACGGACACGCTGTGCGCAGTCGAGCGCAATCGAGCTAACGCACACACCCCCCGGGGTGACTTTCTTATCGTCGTCATCGAGGACATTTCTATTCTGCGTTCAATTACAACATTTGAACAATGGATGTCTCCATGGGTGTATgagtctgtgtgtgcgtgtgtttttgtgtgtgtgtgtctgtgtgttttcccCCAAACACCAACTTCTTGAGCACCAGGTACAGGATTTTCTGCCCTGGATTTAGGTATTGAGTTTCCCAGATAAGCCAATAACAATCCCACATACTGACAAGTGCTATAGGATTTGGGGAATTAAGACGGGAACCCACAGCTTCGAGGTAACCCATTAGAGTGTCCCATGCCGGGAGTCCAGTCAATCTGCTTAAAGCGAAACTCGTTCCTGGGTGCAGCCAGGCCTGGTGCCTGGGGCCCTGAACTCAGCATCCGTGGCCCTTGGCACTCACTCACGCACTTGTCTCCGAGACCTGGACGCAGCACCTGCGGGTACCTATCGTTCCTTTAACCTCCACAGGGCTGCAAGGGAACCCGTAGATAATCTCGATGCTATAGGAGGTCCCTGCAAGCAGGTAGGACGCAGGTTGGCCATGTCTATTCCCAGGATTTGCCTCTGAGAATAAGCTGACCTTGGGCAGGACATCGGCCTCGTTGGACCTGCAGGCTTCCCACCCCAGAACGGGACTGGTTAATCTATCAAGCCCCGTGTATCTCACACCGTCTGTGAGTCTGAAGGGGTTGAAACCCATGAGTCTCAAAGGGGGCGACTTTGGTACAGTCTGGAGTCGTTCCTGGGCCGTCCCTTGAGGAGGAGGTCCTGTGTGCTCGTGCAGGGTGGGGACCAGGTACGAGGTTCAGCACCCCGCACGGCCCAGGATGCCCCAGGCAGTGGTCCAGTCCCAGACGTGCACAGCGCTGAGGCTGAGAAGGCCTGGGTTAACACGTGGCCCTGTTGGAGCTTTGCCAGGGGTCATGGCTGTAGCGACAAGGTCGGGCTTCAGGGATGCGTACAAGTCTGCCCGACGCTGGCCGGCTGAGGGCTTGGGTCAGGCCGACCCCACAGCGGGACAGCGGGAAGCCCGGCCCACGGAGGGTCTGCCTCTCCTCCGGGGGAGATGGGGATGCGCGGCCGGTGCAAAAACCTTCTTCAGATGGTGCCTGCCGGCTCCGGGTTGCAGAGTGAGTCCTGGCCTCCGTGGGCCCGGGGGGACTCTCCAGGAGTGACCCTCCAGGGCTCCAGGAAACACCTGTTCTGACTTCGACCCCATTGCTTCTCAGGACAGCCTGCAGGGCAGGagggggtgtgcgtgtgtgtgtgtgtgtgtgtgtgtgtgtgtgtgtgtgtgtgtcctcctgCTGTTGCCACGGCGACGCGTGGACTGCTGGGGCCGGAGCTGCCCGTCTGTCAGCAGGTGGCGCCCTGGGGCCGCGGATGGACCGCGCTCCCGCATCCATCAAAGGCCACGAATCCTGCAGACAGCAGACCCCCCAAGAGAGAAGCAGCCTTTCTCCTTCAAACGTCGGGTGTCCTGAAAAGGAGAACAACGTCCGAAAGTACCTTTCCATCATGTTCCGCTGTAAAGGACAAATACCAATGAATACAAATCACAATACGCACGAGGTAGTCCTCACCCACAGAGCAAGAGGCTCCCTGTTGCAAATAAGGCACGGCGCCGTCCCCCCTTCCTTTTCTTAGAGCGTTTGCTTCTGGAGaattttttctccatctcctgCCCATGGGCCAACCTCCAACAAGCCTGGGGCTGGTCTCGTGGCTCCAGGACCCAGGAGCCTGGCGGGAATGCGGTGGAGGAAACAAACACCTTTCTCCGAGTTTGCTGGTGGAGGGACTGAGCCTTGGAGGTGGGCGTCTTGCTCGCTCTCCCACAGGACCTTCCACCGGGGGGCAAAGCAACACGTGCAGAATGTTGACGTTAATTCCCGTTAATTAGCTGGACGTTGCGTTCCAGGAGGTTTCGGCAGAGCGTTTCCTGAGGAAACCCTGGCAGGACACGTGTGCGTGGAGGGTGGGGAAGCTTGCTTCCcgcctccctgctctgcc
Protein-coding regions in this window:
- the LOC123935812 gene encoding acetylserotonin O-methyltransferase-like; this translates as MSSPEEQAYRLLTEYSNGFMVSQVLFAACELGVFDLLAEALEPLGAVAVAARLGSSLHGTELLLDTCVSLKLLHAETRRGKALYQNTELSRTYLARASPQYQGNMLRYLARTTYLCWGHLAQAVRDGKNQYPEAFGVPSDELFTAIYRSEGERLQFMRALEDVWSVSGRRVLAAFDLSPFPLICDVGGCSGALAKECTSLYPGCQVTVFDIPEVVQTAKKHFSFLEDTRISFREGDFFKDPLPEADLYILARVLHDWTDTRCSQLLARVHRACKPGGGVLLIESLLDADGRGPLTTQLYSLNMLVQTEGRERTPGQYRALLAPAGFQDVQCRRTGGIYDAILARR